Part of the Sandaracinaceae bacterium genome, CGAAAGGTTTACATAAGTAATAGCGATTCGGTGAAGCGCGCCCCGCGCAAGCTGCTGGACGGCCAGCGCGGGTGAGGCGCGCTTCGCCGAGGCGCCGTTGAACGGAGCCGCGGAGCATCACCCAGGCGCGAGCGGTCGGCTATGGGCCAATCGCGGCGGGCACCGCGAGGCGAAGAGGCTTCGGCGGGGGCTTGGGACGAGACGCTTCCGGGTGCGGGGAGGCAGCCAGGTGAGATCCACCGGGGTCGCCGCCGCCCGTCGCACGTGCGCGGCACGGCGCCATCGCCGGACGGACGAGCGCCACCACCGCAGCAGACGGACTGTCGCTGCGTGAGGCACGCACGTGCACGTCGCGGGCGAGGGTCATGACGAGTCGATCCCTTCAACGCGCTTCGGCATCGACGTCGGCAACGGGAGCACGAGCAGCGGCGTGTCGCAGTGGGGGCAGCGCAATGGGTCACGGCCGTGGAGGGCCAGCATGAGTTCGACCCAAGTGCGCGGGCTCTGGCGCGCGTCGAGCTCCACCCCACGTGCAGACGTCGAGGCGCCAGCGAGAGCGGCCTGTGCGCGCGCGAGGGTGAGGACGCGGACGTGATTGGTGGAGACGAGGCCGGCGTGACGGATCTTGTGGAAGCCCCTGGGCAAGGTGCGGCGCAGGAGGCGAGCGAGGAAGTCCACCGCGTTCTGCGTGCAGGTCTTCCCGTCCTTGGTGGCGAAGGTCACGGTCTCGCCGTCGTAGCGGATGAGGCGGGCGTTCGAGACGCCGACGCGATGCGAGTCGTGGCGAGGCTGCTGAAAGCCACAGGCGGGGCACGCGTGCAGATGCCCGCCGAGCGCCGCCGTCCGACAGCGCTCGATGGCCCGCAGCACCTTGTGCTGCTCCGGGCTCAGCGCATGCTCCGCGCGCACGCGCTCTCCGTGAGCGCGCGCGATCTCACCCACACTCAGCCCAGCCTCGCGCCGGGCCACAGACCCGTGCTCGTGCGCCATGACTGCCGCCTCGGCGTCCTACGCGAGTCGTGCCCCGTCAGGTGTCCCGAGCACGGCCAATGGATTCACGAGCGACTGACGGCGCGCTTCGGACAAGTGCGTGTAGCGGGTGGTGCTCTGGATGGACCGGTGCCCCAGCAGAATCTGCACGGACCGGAGGTCGGCGCCGAGCTCGAGCAAATGGGTCGCGAAGCTGTGGCGCAGCAGGTGCGGATAGACGCGCTTGGTGAGACCCGCGCGCGCCGCCGCGAGACGCAGCAGCTTGTGCACCGCCTCGCGCGTCAGCGACGCCCGACCCTTGCGCCCTGGAAACAGGCCCTCGCTCCGGTGGCGACGCAGGCGCATCCACTCTCGCAGCGCCTCGAGCGTGACGGCCGGCAGCGGCACGATACGGTCGCGACGGCTCTTCGTGTGGCGGATGGTGAGCACACCGCGTCCCGAATCCACGTCGGTCATCGTCAGCGACAGCGCCTCGGAGATGCGCAGCCCTGAGCCGTAGAGCAGCATGACGAGGGCACGGTCGCGAGGGCGCTCGATGGCGTCGAGCAGCCGCTGCACCTCGCTGCCGGAGAGGATGGCGGGCTGCGTGTCGTGCTCCACCACGCGGCGGATCGAGTGCATGACTTCGGGGCGACGCAACGTCACCCCGAACAGGAAGCGCAGCGCGCTGAGCGCCACGTTGATGCTCCTCGGAGCACGACCTGCTCCTCGAAGATGCATCACCCACGCGCGCACGTCTTCCGTGTCCAGCTGGCGCGCGTCCCGCCTGTGGAACGCCACGAACTGCTTCGCGTACCGCAGGTACGTCTCCCGCGTGTTCGCCGCCACCCCGCGCAGGAACAGGTCCTGCTCCATTCGGTCTCGTACTTCGCCCATCGCTCGCCTCCATGGCTTGGCCACGTCCCCGATGGACGGGCTCAATCCACAGCGTCGGTCCGATGAAGCAGCCGCGCCCCTGAACGTCGCGATGTCCCTCAGCCGCGCGACATCAGGCCTGCCGCGGAGCGGCTTCGTTCAATGTATATTCTGCGCAGCAGCACCGCCGTCGTCGAGATCCGGGCCTCCTGGAACACACCCGGTCCCGAGGGCTGGGAAGTCCACGTTAGATTGGCAAAGGCGACCGTGGTGTCTGGGATCACATGTGCATCACGCCGTACGACAAAATGTTTCCACCATCCTTGCAGCCGCACCAGCATCGCCTGGTGGCTCGTGCCCAGCTGCTTCGTGGACCTCCCATCTCGGTCCAAGGTCTGCGCGTAGAGGCGGGTGAGACCCATCGTGGTGAGCGTTTGCATAACCCCCACGAAGGTTGAGCAGTTATGCAAGTAGTGGAGGTATTCGTGCAGGAACACCGCGATGGCAGCTGGCTCTGCATCTTCCAACCAGCGACCATCACCGTCCCAGATCGTCAGCGTCGGGTGCAGCGTGATGGTAGCGCGTCCAATCCGGTAAGAGCCAAGCGTCATCTGACGTTCGGACTCTCTGAACGCGACGACCGCCGCTGATGCCTCGACTTCTCCCATACGTGGCAACTGTGCAGCTCGCTGCCTCACACTTCAAGGGCACCGGCAGGAGCCCCTCGCTGTCGCGCGTGACCAGGAACAAGACTGATCGTATCGCTCAGCTCGCCGGTACAGAGATCGCTGGCTGCCCCGCCCTTCCTCTCGGTACTATCGCAGCATGCCAACCAACATGCTTCCAGCATGGGTACCAGCACACGTGGCGATGACCAAGAGCCGCCGTGTGACCTCTGGTGAGCGGCTCTATCTCGCGCTCAGTGACGCACGCGTGGCTGACTACTTCGTCCACGAGTTCATGTGTCGCCTCGCGATCCGCCTCCCCGGGTGCGATCTGGCGGTCTCCGAGGAACGCCGTGTGGCGATTGCGGCAAAGCGAGCTTGGATGAAGGGGGACGCCAAAGCCTATGCACTCGTCGAGAGCCCACTCGATACGGCCTCCCCGCTCCTGACGACCGCTCGTCTGACTATCGCAGAGGCCTGCAGGC contains:
- a CDS encoding tyrosine-type recombinase/integrase, with the translated sequence MGEVRDRMEQDLFLRGVAANTRETYLRYAKQFVAFHRRDARQLDTEDVRAWVMHLRGAGRAPRSINVALSALRFLFGVTLRRPEVMHSIRRVVEHDTQPAILSGSEVQRLLDAIERPRDRALVMLLYGSGLRISEALSLTMTDVDSGRGVLTIRHTKSRRDRIVPLPAVTLEALREWMRLRRHRSEGLFPGRKGRASLTREAVHKLLRLAAARAGLTKRVYPHLLRHSFATHLLELGADLRSVQILLGHRSIQSTTRYTHLSEARRQSLVNPLAVLGTPDGARLA
- a CDS encoding transposase, whose translation is MAHEHGSVARREAGLSVGEIARAHGERVRAEHALSPEQHKVLRAIERCRTAALGGHLHACPACGFQQPRHDSHRVGVSNARLIRYDGETVTFATKDGKTCTQNAVDFLARLLRRTLPRGFHKIRHAGLVSTNHVRVLTLARAQAALAGASTSARGVELDARQSPRTWVELMLALHGRDPLRCPHCDTPLLVLPLPTSMPKRVEGIDSS